A section of the Chloroflexota bacterium genome encodes:
- a CDS encoding zinc-ribbon domain-containing protein: MQSFCRTPVEGGHRLYSLGPLEITLIVLAVILVFGVGKLANVGGALGKSIREFRRERDRKDDDVPQVTTTEAKGNKAVAQLEAEPATEKACPNCGEKMPQNAKFCMRCGAKMQGHG, from the coding sequence GGCACAGGCTATACTCTCTTGGGCCGCTGGAGATCACCCTCATCGTACTAGCGGTTATCCTGGTGTTCGGAGTGGGTAAGCTGGCCAACGTTGGTGGCGCGCTGGGGAAGAGCATCCGCGAGTTCCGCCGCGAAAGAGATCGAAAAGACGATGACGTGCCCCAGGTAACGACAACCGAGGCCAAAGGCAACAAGGCCGTCGCTCAGCTAGAGGCCGAGCCTGCAACGGAGAAGGCCTGCCCCAACTGCGGTGAGAAGATGCCCCAGAACGCCAAGTTCTGCATGAGATGCGGGGCGAAGATGCAAGGCCACGGCTAG